In Fusobacterium hwasookii, a single window of DNA contains:
- a CDS encoding MATE family efflux transporter, producing the protein MFKKTIFKTIFKYAIPNVISMWIFTLYTMIDGVFISRFVGSTALAGVNLALPLINFIFSISIMIGVGSSTLIAIKFGENKYDEGNRIFTLATFLNLFLGIVISAMILFNIDRVINILGADKSQEVYKYVKEYLTIIVFFSVFYMSGYAFEIYIKIDGKPSYPAICVLVGGFTNLILDYVFVVIFHYGVTGAAIATGISQVISCTMLFLYIVLKAKYIKFKKLIKISFDKIAKIFKTGFSEFLTEISSGILILIYNLVILKKIGVLGVSIFGTVSYITSFITMTMIGFSQGIQPVISYNLGKRNHKNLKDILKISIIFLGVLGIFCSFFISIFSEYIGKIFFREQDMILYVKRVLRIYSLSYVVIGINIFVSAYFTAIKKVIYSALITFPRGILFNSILLLILPNIFGNKVIWIVSFLSEVLTIFICIYLLKKIKREGILS; encoded by the coding sequence ATGTTTAAGAAAACAATTTTTAAAACAATATTCAAATATGCAATCCCCAATGTTATTTCAATGTGGATATTCACACTTTACACTATGATAGATGGAGTATTTATAAGTAGATTTGTAGGTTCAACTGCTCTTGCAGGAGTAAATTTAGCTCTACCACTTATAAATTTTATTTTTTCAATTTCTATAATGATAGGGGTTGGTAGCTCTACCTTGATTGCAATAAAATTTGGTGAGAATAAATATGATGAAGGAAATAGAATTTTTACTCTTGCCACTTTTTTAAATTTATTTTTAGGAATAGTTATTTCTGCTATGATACTCTTTAATATTGATAGGGTAATAAATATTTTAGGTGCTGACAAAAGCCAAGAAGTATACAAATATGTGAAAGAATATCTCACAATAATAGTCTTTTTTAGTGTATTCTATATGTCAGGTTATGCCTTTGAGATATATATAAAAATTGATGGGAAACCAAGTTATCCAGCTATCTGTGTTTTAGTTGGAGGCTTTACAAATTTAATACTGGATTATGTTTTTGTTGTTATTTTTCATTATGGAGTAACAGGTGCAGCAATAGCAACAGGAATATCACAAGTAATAAGTTGTACTATGCTCTTTCTTTATATTGTTTTAAAAGCTAAATATATAAAATTTAAAAAACTAATAAAGATTAGTTTTGATAAAATAGCTAAAATTTTTAAAACAGGATTTTCAGAATTTTTAACAGAAATATCATCAGGAATCTTAATACTTATTTATAATCTTGTGATATTAAAGAAAATAGGAGTGTTAGGAGTCTCGATTTTTGGAACAGTTAGTTATATAACTTCATTTATTACAATGACTATGATAGGTTTTAGCCAAGGGATACAACCTGTAATAAGCTATAATTTAGGTAAGAGAAATCATAAAAACCTAAAAGATATTTTAAAAATATCTATTATTTTCTTGGGAGTATTAGGAATTTTTTGCTCTTTCTTTATAAGTATATTTTCAGAATATATTGGCAAAATATTTTTTAGAGAACAAGATATGATTTTGTATGTAAAAAGAGTCTTGAGAATATATAGTTTATCCTATGTAGTAATTGGAATAAATATTTTTGTTTCTGCATATTTTACTGCAATAAAAAAAGTTATTTATTCAGCACTTATAACATTTCCAAGGGGGATATTATTTAATAGTATTCTATTGCTGATTCTACCAAATATCTTTGGAAATAAAGTGATATGGATAGTTAGTTTTTTAAGTGAAGTTTTAACTATTTTTATCTGTATATATTTATTAAAAAAAATAAAAAGAGAAGGAATTTTGAGTTGA
- a CDS encoding flavin reductase family protein, whose amino-acid sequence MKKRNLKGSVVLNPVPVGLVTCKNLEGKDNVFTVAWVGTVCSKPPMLSISIRPERLSYDYIKETMEFTINLPTKKQTKEVDFCGVRSGRQIDKIKESSFTLQEGEKVKSSYIKECPVNIECKVKDIIKLGSHDMFIAEVLCSHIDEDLFDEKDKIHFEKANLISYSHGEYFSLSKEAIGKFGYSVMKKKKKTKISKK is encoded by the coding sequence ATGAAAAAAAGAAATTTAAAAGGAAGTGTGGTTTTAAATCCAGTTCCGGTGGGATTAGTAACTTGTAAAAATTTAGAAGGAAAAGATAATGTCTTTACTGTTGCTTGGGTCGGAACAGTTTGCTCAAAGCCACCAATGTTATCTATTTCTATAAGACCTGAAAGACTATCTTATGACTATATAAAAGAAACTATGGAATTTACAATAAATTTGCCAACTAAAAAACAAACAAAAGAGGTTGATTTTTGTGGGGTTCGTTCAGGTAGACAGATAGATAAGATAAAAGAGAGTAGTTTCACTTTACAAGAGGGAGAAAAAGTAAAATCTTCATATATAAAGGAATGTCCTGTAAACATAGAATGTAAGGTAAAAGATATTATTAAATTGGGTAGCCATGATATGTTTATAGCAGAAGTTTTGTGCTCTCATATTGATGAAGACTTATTTGATGAAAAGGATAAAATACATTTTGAAAAAGCTAATTTAATTTCTTATTCACATGGAGAATATTTTTCATTATCTAAAGAAGCAATAGGAAAGTTTGGGTATTCTGTAATGAAGAAAAAGAAAAAAACTAAAATTAGTAAAAAATAA
- a CDS encoding flavodoxin produces the protein MGKRLVVYFSHKGENYSKGRIVNLEKGNTEVAAEMISNIADADIFEIVADKKYPFKYDDCIEIAKKELRDNSRPKLKDDIDIKEYDTIIVGYPNWWGTMPMPVWTFLEGKDFRNKRILPFCTHEGSGLGKSEIDIKKIVSDVEILKGLAINGSEVNNSEKQIKKWLEDSLR, from the coding sequence ATGGGTAAAAGATTAGTTGTATATTTCTCACATAAAGGAGAAAACTATTCAAAAGGAAGAATTGTAAACTTAGAAAAAGGTAACACAGAAGTTGCTGCTGAAATGATTTCTAATATTGCAGATGCAGATATATTTGAGATAGTAGCTGATAAAAAATATCCTTTCAAATATGATGACTGTATTGAAATTGCAAAGAAAGAACTTAGAGATAACTCAAGACCTAAATTAAAAGATGACATAGATATTAAAGAATATGACACAATAATTGTAGGTTATCCAAATTGGTGGGGGACTATGCCTATGCCAGTATGGACTTTCCTTGAAGGAAAAGATTTTAGAAATAAAAGAATTTTACCATTCTGTACACATGAGGGAAGTGGTTTAGGTAAAAGTGAAATTGATATAAAAAAAATAGTAAGTGATGTCGAGATATTAAAAGGCTTAGCAATAAATGGTTCAGAAGTAAATAATTCAGAAAAACAAATTAAAAAATGGTTGGAGGATAGTCTAAGATGA
- a CDS encoding MerR family transcriptional regulator, whose amino-acid sequence MTIKEVSEELGLTQDTLRYYEKVGMIPPVTRTKGGIRDYKEGDIAWVKLATCMRNAGLPVKVMIDYLGLYKQGDSTIQERCNLLKEQREKLLEQRKQIEETLEKLNYKIARYEIAVETGKLTWDKE is encoded by the coding sequence ATGACAATAAAAGAAGTGAGTGAAGAATTAGGATTAACACAAGATACACTTAGATATTATGAAAAAGTTGGAATGATACCTCCTGTTACAAGAACAAAAGGAGGAATTAGAGATTATAAAGAAGGTGATATTGCTTGGGTAAAACTTGCAACTTGTATGAGAAATGCAGGATTACCTGTAAAAGTCATGATAGATTATCTGGGACTCTATAAACAAGGTGATTCAACAATTCAAGAAAGATGTAATCTTTTAAAAGAACAAAGAGAAAAATTATTGGAACAAAGAAAACAAATAGAAGAAACATTGGAAAAATTAAACTATAAGATTGCAAGATATGAAATTGCAGTTGAAACAGGAAAATTAACTTGGGATAAAGAGTAG
- a CDS encoding aldo/keto reductase: protein MKYVKLLNGVEMPILGFGVYQIPDLEECERVVLEAIEVGYRSIDTAQVYGNEEAVGNAIKKSGVDRKEFFVTTKVWISNSGYEKAKASIEESLKKLQTDYIDLLLIHQPFGDYYGTYRAMEEYYKAGKLRAIGVSNFYPDRFVDIVNFVEIKPMINQVETHVFNQQIIPQEIMKEYGTQIESWGPFAEGKNNLFTNETLVEIGKKYDKTAAQVALRYLIQRDIVVIPKTVKKDRMIQNFSVFDFELSEDDMKEILKLDKKESLFLSHFDPETVKFLVNHKI, encoded by the coding sequence ATGAAATATGTTAAATTATTAAATGGAGTTGAAATGCCAATTTTAGGTTTTGGAGTATATCAAATACCTGATTTAGAAGAATGTGAAAGAGTTGTTTTAGAAGCAATAGAAGTTGGATACCGTTCAATAGATACAGCACAAGTCTATGGAAATGAAGAAGCAGTAGGAAATGCTATTAAAAAAAGTGGAGTGGATAGAAAAGAATTTTTTGTAACAACAAAAGTTTGGATATCAAATTCAGGTTATGAAAAAGCAAAAGCTTCTATTGAAGAGTCTCTAAAAAAATTACAAACAGATTATATAGACTTATTATTGATACATCAACCTTTTGGTGATTACTATGGAACATATAGAGCCATGGAAGAATACTATAAGGCAGGAAAATTAAGAGCAATAGGAGTAAGTAATTTCTATCCTGATAGGTTTGTAGATATAGTTAATTTTGTTGAAATTAAACCTATGATAAATCAAGTTGAAACTCATGTATTTAACCAACAAATAATTCCACAAGAAATAATGAAAGAATATGGAACTCAAATTGAATCTTGGGGACCTTTTGCAGAAGGGAAAAATAATCTTTTTACTAATGAAACATTGGTAGAGATTGGAAAAAAATATGATAAGACAGCTGCACAAGTAGCTCTAAGATATCTAATTCAAAGAGATATAGTTGTTATTCCTAAGACAGTGAAAAAAGATAGAATGATACAAAATTTTTCTGTATTTGATTTTGAGTTAAGTGAAGATGATATGAAAGAAATTTTAAAATTGGATAAAAAAGAAAGTCTTTTTTTATCACATTTTGACCCTGAAACAGTAAAATTTTTAGTTAATCATAAAATATAA
- a CDS encoding YoaK family protein yields the protein MEKIKEEVPEKLRIAVLLSFISGYINAFTYNNAGELFAGAQTGNVIFMALHFAKGNFEKAVEFLIPIISFMIGQIFIYCFRNFFQRRGHKGYIHSSLLMLFIMIMLIVLLPLFDYHFIVVTLAFFAAIQSDTFQRLRGFSYATIMMTGNVKNAPRLLIEGLVQRDRELLVRGFLLFLIIFSFMVGVGISTYFTQFVKKSALVPLVVPLSYINYVLFKEEYNVIDVIKSKIRKLK from the coding sequence ATGGAAAAAATCAAAGAAGAAGTTCCTGAGAAATTAAGAATAGCAGTTCTTTTATCATTCATAAGTGGATATATTAATGCCTTTACTTATAATAATGCAGGAGAACTTTTTGCAGGAGCACAAACTGGAAATGTAATTTTTATGGCACTACATTTTGCAAAAGGAAATTTTGAAAAAGCAGTTGAATTTCTGATACCTATTATTTCTTTTATGATAGGACAAATTTTTATTTATTGTTTTAGAAATTTTTTTCAAAGAAGAGGACACAAAGGATATATACATTCTTCTCTTTTAATGCTTTTTATCATGATAATGTTAATTGTACTTTTACCTCTTTTTGATTATCATTTCATTGTTGTCACACTAGCTTTTTTTGCAGCTATCCAATCAGATACTTTTCAAAGATTGAGAGGTTTTTCATATGCAACTATAATGATGACAGGAAATGTAAAAAATGCTCCTCGTTTATTAATTGAAGGGCTTGTTCAGAGAGACAGAGAATTATTAGTAAGAGGTTTTTTACTATTTTTAATAATTTTTAGTTTTATGGTAGGGGTGGGAATATCTACATATTTTACTCAATTTGTTAAAAAGAGTGCATTAGTTCCTTTAGTTGTTCCACTTTCATATATTAATTATGTGTTATTTAAAGAAGAATATAATGTAATAGATGTAATAAAATCTAAAATAAGAAAGCTTAAATAA
- a CDS encoding cupin domain-containing protein, with product MLGKVITEHGQVVNNQDIMVVHLHLKEGETIAPHNHPGRQIFFTVVEGEVEVYLNEEETYPLVPKKVLDFDGEARISVKALKESDIFVYLVVKR from the coding sequence ATGTTAGGAAAAGTAATAACAGAACATGGACAAGTAGTTAATAATCAAGATATAATGGTAGTTCATCTACATTTAAAAGAAGGAGAAACAATAGCACCTCATAATCATCCTGGAAGACAAATATTCTTTACAGTAGTTGAAGGTGAAGTAGAAGTATACTTAAATGAAGAAGAAACTTATCCATTAGTACCTAAAAAAGTTTTAGATTTTGATGGTGAGGCAAGAATATCTGTTAAAGCATTAAAAGAAAGTGATATTTTTGTATATTTAGTTGTAAAAAGATAG
- the pdxS gene encoding pyridoxal 5'-phosphate synthase lyase subunit PdxS, with protein sequence MDTRFNGGVIMDVTSKEQAIIAEEAGAVAVMALERIPADIRAAGGVSRMSDPKLIKEIMSAVKIPVMAKVRIGHFVEAEILQAIGIDFIDESEVLSPADSVHHVNKRDFSTPFVCGARNLGEALRRISEGAKMIRTKGEAGTGDVVQAVSHMRQIMKEISLVKALREDELYVMAKDLQVPYDLVKYVHDNGKLPVPNFSAGGVATPADAALMRKLGADGVFVGSGIFKSGDPKKRAKAIVEAVKNYNNPEIIAKVSEDLGEAMVGINENEIKIIMAERGV encoded by the coding sequence ATGGATACAAGATTTAATGGTGGAGTTATTATGGATGTTACATCTAAAGAACAAGCAATTATTGCAGAAGAAGCAGGAGCAGTTGCTGTTATGGCACTAGAAAGAATCCCAGCTGATATTAGAGCAGCAGGTGGAGTTTCTAGAATGAGTGATCCAAAATTGATAAAAGAAATCATGTCAGCAGTAAAAATTCCTGTAATGGCAAAAGTGAGAATAGGTCATTTTGTAGAAGCTGAAATATTACAAGCAATTGGAATTGATTTTATCGACGAATCAGAAGTTTTATCACCAGCTGATTCAGTACATCATGTAAATAAGAGAGATTTTTCTACTCCTTTCGTATGTGGAGCTAGAAATTTAGGTGAAGCCTTAAGAAGAATATCAGAAGGTGCAAAAATGATTAGAACAAAAGGAGAAGCAGGAACAGGTGATGTTGTTCAAGCTGTCTCACATATGAGACAAATTATGAAAGAAATTAGTTTAGTTAAAGCATTACGTGAAGATGAACTTTATGTAATGGCAAAAGACTTACAAGTTCCTTATGATTTAGTAAAATATGTTCATGATAATGGTAAATTACCTGTACCTAACTTTTCAGCAGGTGGAGTTGCTACCCCAGCAGATGCAGCACTTATGAGAAAATTGGGAGCTGATGGGGTATTTGTAGGAAGTGGAATTTTTAAATCTGGTGACCCTAAAAAAAGAGCAAAAGCTATTGTTGAAGCTGTTAAAAATTATAACAATCCAGAAATTATTGCCAAAGTTTCAGAAGATTTAGGTGAAGCTATGGTGGGGATTAATGAAAATGAAATAAAAATTATTATGGCTGAAAGAGGAGTATAA
- the pdxR gene encoding MocR-like pyridoxine biosynthesis transcription factor PdxR — protein sequence MIILNLDNKSEIPLYVQIYNEIKKLIQTKILNANEKLPSKKDFMDHYNISQNTIQNALYLLLEEGYIFSIERKGYFVSDIENLIIHNIKIETKTKIKEKKKIYYDFSYSGVDSKSLAKTIFKRITKDVYDEENDDLLFQGDIQGDLLLRKSICEYLSQSRGFKVEAEQLIISSGTEYLFYIIFKLFNNEIYGLENPCHKMFKELFLTNNVSFKAISLDEAGIIVEDLKKYNINIAYVTPSHQFPTGTIMSISRRTELLNWANENPNRYIVEDDYDSEFKYTGRPIPALKATDINDKVIYLGSFSKSISPAIRVSYLVLPKTLLNIYQKKLPYFICPVPTLNQKILYKFIKEGYFVKHINKMRTLYKKKREFLVNTIKTYSSKILDKEIYNQGADAGLHLVIKLDKKINEKEFLKECLENSLKLYSLEEYNIEEIDNEVSYFLLGYANLTNKEIEEGIFLLIKILKKYYF from the coding sequence ATGATTATTTTAAATTTAGATAATAAATCAGAAATTCCATTATATGTACAAATATATAATGAAATAAAAAAATTAATTCAAACTAAAATTTTAAATGCAAATGAAAAACTGCCATCTAAGAAAGACTTTATGGATCATTATAATATTAGTCAAAATACTATTCAAAATGCTCTTTATCTTTTATTGGAAGAAGGTTATATTTTCTCAATAGAAAGAAAAGGTTACTTTGTTTCTGATATAGAAAATTTAATTATACATAATATAAAAATTGAAACTAAAACAAAAATTAAAGAAAAAAAGAAAATTTATTACGACTTCTCTTATTCAGGAGTTGACAGTAAAAGTTTAGCAAAAACAATTTTTAAAAGGATTACTAAAGATGTTTATGATGAAGAAAATGATGATTTGCTTTTTCAAGGAGATATACAAGGCGATTTGTTACTGAGAAAAAGTATTTGTGAATATTTATCACAATCAAGAGGTTTTAAAGTAGAAGCTGAACAACTAATTATTAGCTCAGGAACAGAGTATTTATTTTATATAATTTTTAAACTTTTTAATAATGAAATTTATGGCTTAGAAAATCCTTGTCATAAGATGTTTAAAGAATTATTTTTAACAAATAATGTTAGTTTTAAAGCTATTTCCTTAGATGAAGCTGGAATCATAGTTGAAGATTTAAAAAAATATAATATAAATATAGCTTATGTCACACCTTCACATCAATTTCCTACTGGTACAATTATGAGTATTAGTAGAAGAACAGAACTTTTAAATTGGGCAAACGAAAATCCTAATCGTTATATAGTTGAAGATGACTATGACAGTGAATTTAAATACACAGGTCGCCCCATTCCAGCATTGAAAGCAACTGATATTAATGATAAGGTAATTTATTTAGGTAGTTTCTCAAAATCAATTAGTCCAGCAATTCGTGTTAGTTACTTAGTTTTACCAAAAACACTTTTAAATATTTATCAGAAAAAACTTCCATATTTTATTTGTCCAGTTCCAACTTTAAATCAAAAAATTCTTTATAAGTTTATTAAAGAAGGTTATTTTGTTAAACATATTAATAAGATGAGGACACTCTATAAAAAGAAGAGAGAATTCCTTGTAAATACAATAAAAACCTACTCTTCTAAAATACTTGATAAAGAAATTTATAATCAAGGAGCTGATGCAGGTTTACATTTAGTGATTAAATTAGATAAGAAAATTAATGAAAAAGAATTTTTGAAAGAATGTTTAGAAAATTCTTTGAAATTATATAGTTTAGAAGAATATAACATAGAGGAAATAGATAATGAAGTTTCATACTTTCTTTTAGGATATGCTAATTTAACAAATAAGGAAATAGAAGAAGGGATATTTTTACTAATAAAAATTTTAAAAAAATATTATTTCTAG
- the gmhB gene encoding D-glycero-beta-D-manno-heptose 1,7-bisphosphate 7-phosphatase, whose product MKKAIFLDRDGTINVEKDYIYKSEDLVFEEGTIEALKTFKNLGYILIVVSNQSGIARGYFTEEDLNIFNNNMNEILKKNGIEITEFYCCPHHPDGIGEYKKVCECRKPNNKMIEDAIQKYNIDREKSYMIGDKTSDIGAGIKSNLKTVLVKTGYGLKDMEKINKNETLVCENLKDFSEVLKREKLNELLFEEFSKKVQIKNVVMDSRKVTEGSLFFAINNGNSYVKDVLDKGASLVIADNTDVEDERIVKVSDTVATMQDLATKYRKKLDIQVIGITGSNGKTTTKDIVYSLLSAKAKTLKTEGNYNNHIGLPYTLLNVTDEERFVVLEMGMSSLGEIRRLGEISSPDYAIITNIGDSHIEFLKTRDNVFKAKTELLEFVNKENTFVCGDDEYLAKLDVNRIGFDNSNTHRIESYEFSDKGSKFVLDGKEYEMSLLGKHNISNTAIAIEIAKKIGLTDGEIQSGLKEIKISNMRFQEIKIGEDIYINDAYNASPTSMKAAIDTLNEIYNDKYKIAILGDMLELGENEVDYHIDVLNYLLNKNIKLIYLYGERMKKAYDIFMKTKSEEYRFWYYPDKEGIVESLKNIRMEKVILLKASRGTALEDIIKK is encoded by the coding sequence ATGAAAAAAGCAATTTTTTTAGATAGAGATGGAACAATAAATGTTGAAAAAGACTATATTTACAAGAGTGAAGACTTAGTTTTTGAAGAAGGTACAATAGAGGCTTTGAAAACATTTAAAAATTTAGGTTATATTTTAATAGTTGTAAGTAATCAATCAGGTATAGCAAGAGGTTATTTTACAGAGGAAGACTTAAATATTTTTAATAATAATATGAATGAAATATTAAAGAAAAATGGAATAGAAATCACAGAATTTTATTGTTGCCCTCATCATCCAGATGGTATAGGGGAGTATAAAAAAGTTTGTGAATGTAGAAAACCTAACAATAAAATGATTGAAGATGCAATACAAAAATATAATATAGATAGAGAAAAATCATATATGATAGGAGATAAAACCTCAGATATAGGGGCTGGAATTAAATCTAATTTAAAAACAGTTCTTGTAAAAACTGGTTATGGTTTGAAGGATATGGAAAAGATAAATAAAAATGAAACTCTGGTTTGTGAAAATTTAAAGGATTTCTCTGAAGTATTAAAAAGAGAAAAATTAAATGAATTATTATTTGAAGAATTTTCAAAAAAAGTTCAAATAAAAAATGTTGTAATGGATAGTAGAAAAGTTACAGAAGGCTCGTTATTCTTTGCAATAAACAATGGAAATTCTTATGTAAAAGATGTTTTAGATAAGGGAGCTAGTCTTGTAATAGCTGATAATACAGATGTAGAAGATGAAAGAATAGTTAAAGTTTCAGATACTGTTGCTACTATGCAAGATTTAGCAACAAAATATAGAAAGAAATTAGATATACAAGTTATTGGAATAACAGGAAGTAATGGAAAGACTACAACAAAAGATATAGTTTATTCTTTACTTTCTGCAAAGGCTAAAACTTTAAAAACAGAAGGAAACTATAATAATCATATTGGTTTACCTTATACTCTGTTAAATGTAACAGATGAAGAAAGATTTGTTGTTTTAGAAATGGGTATGAGTTCTCTTGGAGAGATTAGAAGATTGGGAGAAATTTCAAGTCCTGATTATGCAATAATAACTAATATAGGAGATTCTCACATTGAGTTTTTAAAGACGAGAGATAATGTTTTTAAGGCTAAAACAGAATTATTAGAATTTGTTAATAAAGAAAATACCTTTGTTTGTGGAGATGATGAATATTTAGCAAAGTTAGATGTCAATAGAATAGGATTTGATAATAGTAACACTCATAGAATAGAGAGTTATGAATTTTCAGATAAAGGTAGTAAATTTGTTTTAGATGGAAAAGAATATGAAATGTCTTTGTTAGGAAAACATAATATTTCAAATACAGCTATTGCAATAGAAATAGCTAAGAAAATAGGTTTGACTGATGGAGAAATACAGAGTGGCTTGAAAGAAATAAAAATTAGTAATATGAGATTTCAAGAAATAAAAATAGGTGAGGATATCTACATAAATGATGCTTATAATGCAAGTCCAACTTCTATGAAGGCTGCAATAGATACTTTAAATGAAATTTATAATGATAAGTATAAAATAGCTATTTTAGGAGATATGTTAGAATTAGGGGAAAATGAAGTAGATTATCACATAGATGTATTAAACTATTTACTTAATAAAAATATAAAGTTAATATATCTATATGGTGAAAGAATGAAAAAAGCCTATGATATATTTATGAAAACAAAATCAGAAGAATATAGATTTTGGTATTACCCAGATAAAGAGGGTATAGTTGAAAGTTTAAAAAATATTAGAATGGAAAAAGTAATTTTACTCAAAGCATCGAGGGGAACTGCTTTAGAGGATATAATAAAAAAGTAA
- the mraY gene encoding phospho-N-acetylmuramoyl-pentapeptide-transferase, whose product MLYFLAEHFTKLEFLKSIYLRAFLGFVVSFCIVLFAGKPFIKYLKVKKFGEEIRDDGPSSHFYKKGTPTMGGVLIIAAVFLTSISINDLTNTLILLVLLSMLMFAAIGFIDDYRKFTVSKKGLAGKKKLLFQAIIGLIVWAYLYFIGLTGRPMVDLAVINPISAYPYYIGAIGMFILIQIVLMGTSNAVNITDGLDGLAIMPMIICSTILGVIAYFTGHTELSSHLHLFYTVGSGELSVFLSAVTGAGLGFLWYNCYPAQIFMGDTGSLTLGGILGVIAIILKQELMLPILGFIFVLEALSVILQVGSFKLRGKRIFKMAPIHHHFELMGIPESKVTMRFWIGTLIFGIIALGTIKMRGIL is encoded by the coding sequence ATGTTGTATTTTTTAGCAGAACATTTTACAAAACTTGAATTTTTAAAGTCAATTTATTTAAGAGCCTTTTTAGGCTTTGTAGTGTCTTTTTGTATAGTTTTATTTGCAGGAAAACCATTTATTAAATATTTAAAAGTCAAAAAATTTGGTGAAGAGATAAGAGATGATGGACCAAGTTCACATTTTTATAAAAAAGGTACTCCAACAATGGGAGGAGTATTAATTATAGCTGCTGTATTTTTGACAAGTATCTCTATTAATGATTTAACAAATACATTGATATTACTTGTTTTACTATCTATGTTGATGTTTGCAGCAATAGGTTTTATAGATGATTATAGAAAATTTACAGTTAGTAAAAAAGGCTTAGCAGGAAAAAAGAAATTATTATTTCAAGCTATTATAGGTCTAATTGTATGGGCATATCTGTATTTTATTGGTTTAACAGGTAGACCAATGGTAGATTTAGCTGTAATTAATCCAATAAGTGCCTATCCATATTATATAGGGGCTATTGGAATGTTTATTTTAATTCAAATAGTACTTATGGGGACATCAAATGCAGTAAATATAACAGATGGACTTGACGGACTTGCAATAATGCCTATGATAATTTGCTCAACAATTTTAGGAGTAATAGCTTACTTTACAGGGCATACAGAGTTAAGTTCTCACTTACATTTATTTTATACTGTTGGTTCAGGAGAATTGTCAGTTTTCTTATCAGCAGTAACAGGAGCAGGTTTAGGCTTTCTTTGGTATAACTGTTATCCAGCACAGATATTTATGGGAGATACAGGTTCTTTAACTCTTGGAGGAATTTTAGGAGTAATTGCAATAATTTTAAAACAGGAATTAATGTTACCAATATTGGGTTTCATATTTGTTCTTGAAGCACTATCAGTTATATTACAAGTAGGTTCATTTAAGTTAAGAGGAAAGAGAATTTTTAAAATGGCACCTATTCATCATCATTTTGAATTAATGGGAATACCTGAATCAAAAGTAACTATGAGATTTTGGATAGGAACACTTATATTTGGAATAATAGCTTTAGGTACAATAAAAATGAGAGGTATACTATAA